The Pseudomonas sp. G2-4 genome window below encodes:
- a CDS encoding DUF3732 domain-containing protein, which yields MNSIQILNVLLWQKNGILRNLPFLENRVNVITGDSGKGKSSILYIIDYCLLASETKGISKTNIDSKVTWYGLKLKINGKEMMIARPSEENEETSQAFFSESSEIPKVPSLNIKIDNLKKILNDAFGIDSELKIPYGGRHIRTGSKVSFRSFLPHSYQDQNAIIAPEYLYIRPADGRYQESIERTFRMALGVENAKTSTAKAKLLELEQQRVSIERKKESYEKNKLAFSDEIRSLGQEAQALGILEQIPESTDTLLLQLKEVVIDSDMPTLGKNEIENIEKQIFSLKAKNKKYEAFADNKSNYSNSAKQAEDALRPVEFFNEHPELVFPSELANKLIHHLQEELSRLRVAMKSKHQAPFLAEVSDLISANVDEIKKLEGTLVALQKNNRVKSNPKEYYKYIGRLDAKIQLFGSSDTTTFNFDPEEYKTKADQLRSVIDEDNLKVELAEQKLNEFINEKLQRLKLKGYDKFTAHFSEREKLIHLISEDLSSIEKMPDIGSASNYLYLHLAYFLSIHEVAKKHRVTWMPSFMVLDQPSTPYFSNEGEPTDDIISLDAALVEMNNFVKNMDSEGGFQIILLEHIRESHWKKLNLDRFHLVDKELRNGYGLILD from the coding sequence ATGAACAGCATCCAAATACTAAATGTTCTTCTTTGGCAAAAGAATGGCATACTTAGAAATTTGCCGTTCCTTGAAAATCGCGTCAATGTAATAACCGGTGATTCAGGCAAGGGTAAATCATCGATTTTGTACATTATCGATTATTGTTTGCTTGCTAGCGAAACAAAAGGAATATCTAAAACAAATATTGACTCCAAGGTGACTTGGTATGGCCTCAAACTTAAAATCAACGGTAAGGAGATGATGATAGCTCGGCCGTCGGAAGAGAATGAGGAAACCTCCCAAGCATTTTTCAGCGAGAGCAGCGAGATACCTAAGGTACCTAGTCTAAATATTAAAATAGACAACCTCAAAAAAATTCTAAACGACGCTTTTGGAATTGATTCGGAGCTTAAGATACCCTACGGTGGCCGACACATTCGTACAGGGTCAAAGGTCTCATTTCGTAGCTTCCTACCCCATAGCTATCAAGACCAAAATGCGATAATCGCACCCGAGTACCTATATATTCGACCAGCCGACGGACGTTATCAGGAGTCGATCGAACGAACTTTCCGTATGGCCCTTGGCGTAGAGAATGCTAAAACCTCAACAGCCAAAGCAAAATTGCTCGAATTAGAGCAACAGCGAGTATCCATAGAGCGTAAAAAAGAGTCTTACGAAAAAAATAAACTCGCATTTTCTGATGAGATAAGATCCCTAGGGCAGGAGGCTCAAGCACTAGGCATACTTGAACAAATTCCTGAAAGCACAGACACTTTACTATTGCAGCTTAAAGAAGTTGTCATCGATTCAGATATGCCGACTCTTGGTAAGAATGAAATTGAAAATATTGAAAAGCAAATCTTTTCGTTAAAAGCAAAAAACAAAAAATACGAAGCATTTGCCGATAATAAATCTAATTACTCGAACTCAGCCAAACAAGCCGAAGATGCTTTGCGTCCGGTGGAATTTTTCAATGAGCATCCGGAACTGGTTTTTCCTTCCGAGCTAGCTAATAAATTAATACACCATCTGCAAGAGGAACTTTCACGTCTGCGGGTGGCAATGAAGAGCAAACATCAAGCGCCTTTTCTCGCGGAGGTCAGCGACTTGATTTCTGCTAATGTTGATGAAATAAAGAAACTGGAAGGTACACTCGTGGCCCTTCAAAAAAACAACAGAGTAAAATCAAATCCTAAGGAATATTACAAATATATAGGACGGCTAGATGCTAAAATTCAGTTGTTCGGCTCATCGGATACCACCACGTTTAATTTCGATCCAGAAGAATATAAAACAAAAGCCGATCAGCTACGTAGTGTTATCGACGAGGACAATCTTAAAGTTGAATTGGCCGAGCAAAAACTGAACGAGTTCATCAACGAAAAATTACAGCGCTTGAAACTGAAGGGTTATGACAAATTTACGGCGCACTTCAGTGAAAGGGAGAAACTAATCCATCTGATTTCGGAGGATCTTTCCTCTATAGAAAAAATGCCTGATATTGGTAGCGCGTCGAATTATCTCTACCTGCATCTGGCATATTTTTTGTCTATACATGAAGTGGCTAAAAAACACAGAGTTACCTGGATGCCTTCATTTATGGTTCTTGACCAACCCAGTACGCCATATTTTTCCAATGAGGGAGAGCCTACTGATGACATTATCAGTTTAGATGCGGCCCTTGTTGAGATGAATAACTTTGTTAAAAATATGGACTCCGAAGGCGGTTTTCAGATAATTCTCTTAGAGCACATTAGAGAGTCACACTGGAAAAAGCTCAATCTCGATAGGTTCCACTTAGTGGATAAAGAGCTTCGCAATGGTTATGGGCTGATTCTTGACTGA
- a CDS encoding ATP-binding protein encodes MSSIFQRPELAESMANQLLHPGVLEEGLRSGLFLYGLRRTGKTTFLRNDLIPALENAGALVIYVDLWSDTLANPATLVHNAIHKTLKDLQTPGSSALEILKRVSNVEAGAAGFKFGFKLDSIGNADGPTLAQALTEVIDQAKTDLVLIIDEVQHAISSDDGNQMLLALKAARDAINPRPNTPGYFLFIGTGSHRAQVSELTAKRNQAFSGATSAAYPVLKGDYVQFLLNRLAMTVKKEKLPSVETASEAFNTLGNRPEEMLKALRQLLQQDGEPDLFLPVIASTLRSAAANIELEKVEQLGSLALAIFNKIASTEGDARGIFSIDAAAEYSKSVGREVRVEEIQPVVIALVAENIIMRRGHGIYAITDPFVQEIWLEQRALIEGS; translated from the coding sequence ATGAGCAGCATATTCCAACGCCCTGAACTGGCTGAATCCATGGCCAATCAGCTTCTCCATCCAGGCGTACTCGAAGAAGGCCTGCGCTCGGGGCTATTCCTGTATGGCCTGCGCCGTACAGGCAAAACGACGTTTTTGAGAAATGACCTTATCCCGGCCTTGGAAAATGCGGGTGCTCTGGTCATTTACGTTGACCTATGGAGCGACACCTTGGCCAACCCGGCAACGCTCGTGCACAACGCCATACATAAAACCCTGAAAGATTTGCAAACGCCGGGCTCCTCTGCCCTGGAAATACTCAAGCGCGTCAGCAATGTCGAGGCAGGCGCTGCGGGGTTCAAATTCGGCTTCAAACTCGACAGCATCGGTAACGCCGACGGCCCGACACTGGCGCAAGCGCTGACAGAAGTCATCGACCAAGCGAAGACCGATTTGGTCCTGATCATTGACGAAGTGCAACACGCCATCTCCTCCGACGATGGCAATCAAATGCTCTTGGCGCTCAAGGCCGCACGCGATGCAATCAACCCTCGCCCGAATACACCGGGTTACTTCTTGTTTATCGGAACCGGCTCCCACAGGGCGCAAGTCAGCGAACTGACCGCCAAACGCAACCAGGCGTTTTCCGGCGCCACATCAGCCGCCTACCCCGTGCTGAAAGGTGATTACGTACAGTTTCTGCTCAACCGACTCGCAATGACTGTAAAAAAGGAAAAGCTGCCGTCTGTGGAGACCGCTAGCGAGGCGTTCAATACCTTGGGGAATCGACCCGAGGAAATGCTCAAGGCCCTGCGCCAGCTCTTGCAGCAGGACGGTGAACCCGACCTCTTTCTACCCGTCATCGCCAGCACTTTACGTTCGGCGGCTGCGAACATTGAGCTGGAAAAAGTCGAGCAACTGGGCAGCCTGGCCTTGGCGATTTTCAACAAAATTGCATCTACAGAAGGCGATGCTCGAGGGATATTCTCCATCGACGCAGCGGCCGAGTATTCAAAATCAGTGGGGCGAGAAGTGCGGGTTGAAGAGATTCAACCTGTGGTCATTGCACTGGTAGCGGAGAACATCATCATGCGGCGCGGGCATGGGATTTACGCGATTACGGATCCATTCGTTCAAGAGATTTGGCTGGAACAGCGGGCTTTGATCGAGGGGAGTTAG
- a CDS encoding retron Ec67 family RNA-directed DNA polymerase/endonuclease, producing MSELRKLQKAATLHDLAVILNYEPKFLAYLIYKKTNKYSQFTIPKSSGAPRNISAPCDELKALQRKVKVLLDSCLETIALQVPNLATLSHGFKKDHSIITNADKHRKKLYVLNIDIQDFFGSIHVGRLRGFFITNRSFSLQPKIATILSQIMCHEDKLPQGSPTSPVASNLIGHLLDLRMVSLASKNGCVYSRYADDITFSTNKLKFPQSIAYKIDDTHDWIPGSDLLKIISKSGFGLNHNKTRMQYNRAQQTVTGLIVNSITNTPANFRRTVRAMAHKLFLDGDYYVQEKPKHLKKEKISIPRGQLKKLEGMFSYIYMVDNFNRAKIVSNSSKKQEEFPLRSIERIHGDFLFYKNFYGASAPTIICEGKTDNVYLTCAIKSLHAKFPELASLTKEGKTRLNLRFINYSNLTHRVLGLNGGSADIGLFIRNYARQCGKYKAHPPLNPTIVIVDNDSGSKPIFSAIKDVTGSTYAIPKGKGTVLDTSKTLYKIAQNLYVILTPKIGGKDSMMEHFFPAATLATQYKGKTFEVVRSGPPSTTYSKHVFAQNIIKANQKNIDFSGFEAILDSIKLALDDYPKIITP from the coding sequence ATGTCGGAACTACGCAAACTTCAAAAAGCCGCCACCCTACATGATCTTGCAGTAATCCTAAACTATGAACCAAAATTTTTAGCTTATTTAATTTATAAAAAGACTAATAAATATTCACAATTCACCATACCAAAGAGTAGTGGAGCACCTCGAAACATTTCCGCACCATGCGATGAGTTAAAAGCGCTGCAACGGAAAGTGAAAGTACTCCTAGATAGCTGCCTAGAAACAATAGCCCTTCAAGTACCTAATCTTGCAACACTTTCGCATGGTTTCAAAAAAGACCACTCAATTATTACAAACGCTGACAAACATAGAAAAAAGCTTTATGTACTAAATATAGACATCCAAGATTTTTTCGGCTCCATACATGTTGGGCGATTACGCGGCTTTTTCATTACAAACAGAAGTTTTTCGCTCCAGCCAAAAATCGCCACTATTCTATCTCAGATAATGTGCCATGAAGATAAGTTACCGCAGGGAAGCCCCACGTCGCCTGTGGCGTCAAATCTTATTGGTCACTTATTAGATTTAAGAATGGTTTCTTTAGCATCGAAGAACGGCTGCGTATACTCTAGATATGCCGATGATATTACATTCTCAACGAACAAACTAAAGTTCCCTCAGTCCATTGCTTACAAAATCGATGATACCCACGACTGGATCCCTGGCTCTGACTTACTTAAGATAATCAGCAAAAGTGGATTCGGATTAAATCATAACAAAACGCGCATGCAATACAATCGCGCTCAACAAACAGTCACAGGTTTGATAGTAAATAGCATTACGAATACCCCTGCAAATTTCCGCCGTACCGTTAGAGCGATGGCGCATAAATTATTTCTGGATGGAGATTACTATGTCCAAGAAAAGCCAAAGCACTTAAAAAAGGAAAAGATCTCCATCCCGCGAGGACAGTTGAAAAAGCTAGAAGGGATGTTTAGCTACATTTATATGGTAGATAATTTCAACAGAGCCAAAATTGTAAGCAATAGCAGCAAAAAACAAGAGGAATTCCCACTCAGGTCAATAGAACGAATACATGGTGACTTCTTATTCTACAAAAACTTCTATGGTGCATCTGCCCCGACGATTATATGTGAGGGCAAGACAGATAACGTATACCTAACTTGCGCCATAAAATCACTTCATGCAAAATTTCCCGAGCTTGCATCGCTAACCAAAGAGGGCAAGACCAGGCTCAATCTGCGTTTTATCAACTACTCAAACTTGACTCATAGAGTTCTCGGCCTGAATGGTGGCAGCGCAGACATAGGTCTTTTCATTAGAAACTACGCACGACAATGTGGTAAATATAAAGCACACCCTCCCTTGAACCCTACTATCGTAATCGTTGACAACGATAGTGGATCAAAACCTATATTTAGTGCCATAAAAGATGTCACTGGCAGCACATACGCCATTCCAAAAGGAAAAGGGACAGTTCTAGATACTAGTAAAACACTTTACAAAATAGCTCAAAACCTTTATGTAATACTTACACCGAAGATAGGTGGAAAAGACTCCATGATGGAGCACTTTTTCCCGGCCGCCACCCTGGCAACACAGTACAAGGGAAAAACCTTTGAGGTCGTAAGAAGCGGTCCGCCAAGTACGACGTATAGCAAGCATGTATTCGCGCAAAATATCATTAAAGCCAACCAAAAAAATATCGATTTTTCGGGTTTTGAGGCTATCTTAGACTCAATCAAGCTAGCTCTAGATGATTATCCAAAAATCATAACGCCGTAA
- a CDS encoding dihydrofolate reductase family protein, whose protein sequence is MTTAHVFIATSLDGFIARPDGDIDWLLQRDDPTEDHGYSDFIADKNVIVMGRGSYEKVLTFDTWFYERPVVVLSERLAGSPVPEALKGKVSFSNLSPRGVMEELARQGVRRVYVDGGQVVQSFLRDGLVADMVITTVPVLIGAGRPLFGALQQDIELKLVSSRCFPSGLVQSTYRLGA, encoded by the coding sequence ATGACCACTGCCCACGTTTTCATCGCCACCAGTCTGGATGGCTTTATCGCCAGGCCCGATGGTGACATCGACTGGCTTTTGCAGCGCGACGATCCAACCGAGGACCATGGCTACTCAGACTTCATTGCTGACAAGAATGTGATTGTGATGGGGCGGGGAAGCTACGAGAAGGTACTGACCTTTGACACTTGGTTCTATGAACGACCCGTGGTGGTGCTGTCTGAACGGCTGGCGGGTTCGCCGGTGCCCGAAGCCCTGAAGGGCAAGGTGAGTTTCTCCAACCTCTCACCCAGGGGCGTGATGGAGGAACTGGCGAGGCAAGGTGTACGTCGAGTCTATGTCGACGGCGGACAGGTGGTGCAGTCATTCCTGCGGGATGGATTAGTCGCTGACATGGTGATTACCACTGTTCCTGTGCTGATCGGGGCGGGCAGGCCGTTGTTCGGGGCCCTTCAGCAAGACATTGAATTGAAGCTGGTATCCAGTCGCTGCTTTCCTTCGGGATTGGTTCAGTCCACCTATCGCCTGGGTGCATGA